Proteins from a genomic interval of Medicago truncatula cultivar Jemalong A17 chromosome 3, MtrunA17r5.0-ANR, whole genome shotgun sequence:
- the LOC112420076 gene encoding uncharacterized protein has protein sequence MPTDENLRARGCAIVSICNLSMLTDETSVHLFLLCPFAVELWSWIGGKLNCVIDLTTVAALSDCVPVRCSTQVADIFVAAIVHTLHIIWLSRNSLRFSSNVVSIHAAKVRLQAAVSLSGNLSAGQCLLLDAPILDAFAVSPHHRRVMDIITVSWKAPSPPWKKVNTDGSVVNNRAACGGIFRDHLGTFLGAFSCNLGHASVFSSEVQGIIFALEFAALHGWTNLWLECDSTSAIVVFKSPSLVPIMLRNRWHNALRLGVWVISSHIYREGSVCADRLANLGHSITSAVWHSTLPPDLGFDYFRDRCGLPNYRFP, from the coding sequence ATGCCCACTGATGAGAACCTCCGTGCTAGAGGTTGTGCTATTGTTTCTATTTGCAATTTATCTATGCTAACTGATGAAACTTCTGTGCATTTGTTCCTCCTTTGTCCCTTTGCGGTTGAGCTTTGGTCTTGGATTGGGGGTAAGTTAAATTGTGTGATTGATCTCACTACTGTGGCTGCCCTCTCGGATTGTGTTCCGGTTAGGTGCTCCACGCAGGTCGCTGACATCTTTGTGGCGGCAATCGTTCATACTTTACATATTATTTGGTTGTCGCGAAATTCTCTACGCTTCTCATCGAATGTTGTATCTATTCATGCTGCCAAGGTTAGATTACAGGCTGCCGTGTCTCTAAGCGGTAACCTGTCTGCTGGTCAATGTTTATTATTGGATGCTCCAATTCTTGATGCTTTCGCTGTTTCTCCTCATCATCGACGCGTCATGGACATCATTACAGTTTCTTGGAAAGCTCCCTCTCCTCCGTGGAAGAAGGTGAATACGGATGGCTCGGTTGTTAATAATCGGGCTGCTTGTGGTGGTATCTTCCGTGATCATTTAGGTACTTTCCTCGGTGCATTTTCTTGTAATCTGGGTCATGCCTCAGTTTTTTCTTCCGAGGTTCAGGGGATCATCTTTGCCCTGGAATTTGCGGCTCTCCATGGTTGGACCAATCTCTGGTTGGAATGCGATTCTACAAGTGCCATTGTGGTCTTCAAGTCTCCCTCGTTGGTTCCTATTATGCTTCGCAATCGTTGGCACAATGCTCTTCGCCTAGGAGTTTGGGTTATTTCATCCCACATATATCGTGAAGGTAGTGTTTGTGCTGACAGGTTAGCAAACCTTGGTCATTCCATCACCAGTGCGGTTTGGCATTCTACTCTACCACCGGATTTAGGCTTTGATTATTTTCGTGATAGATGTGGACTTCCTAATTACAGATTTCCTTAG